One Diabrotica virgifera virgifera chromosome 3, PGI_DIABVI_V3a genomic window carries:
- the LOC126882388 gene encoding uncharacterized protein LOC126882388 produces the protein MFRLLPVIAASCFQLTALPVEMWSTILRLLDPLSLLATARSDPRFKSICFGDSVLRNNLRDALEIERRQAEEIIQNPAKSITISREDAKRVFAANVSKKITKKSVNLRHSLEILKKKPMKAENKKKNQCLSTVKKVFNCRI, from the exons ATGTTCCGTTTGTTGCCAGTGATCGCTGCATCCTGCTTCCAGTTGACGGCGCTTCCCGTGGAAATGTGGTCTACTATTTTAAG ATTGTTGGATCCATTGTCTTTATTGGCAACTGCCAGATCGGATCCTAGATTCAAGAGTATTTGTTTTGGTGACAGCGTGTTGAGAAATAATCTCCGGGATGCGTTAGAGATTGAAAGACGCCAGGCCGAAGAAATTATCCAGAATCCTGCAAAATCAATAACTATTTCCAGAGAGGATGCCAAAAGAGTATTTGCAGCTAACGTTTCCAAGAAGATCACGAAGAAATCAGTAAATTTAAGACACAGTTTGGAGATCCTTAAGAAAAAACCGATGAAAGCAGAGAATAAAAAGAAAAACCAATGTCTATCGActgttaaaaaagtttttaattgtAGAATTTAA